In the Methanoregula sp. genome, one interval contains:
- a CDS encoding ATP-binding protein, with protein MRFYNREKEQTLMEQLKNASPSFLVITGRRRVGKTELIREFCRNKKSLYYYVDQNKSIDIMMEEFGHYTATTLDLPAYVKLDTPESLLEFLFSYEHPVIVVFDEFQRFLKVYPSFIAQVQRFWDQKSKSAPVFFIISGSSVGMIRKIFLEGESPLFKRADNILTLRPFPPRECLSILADLGVEDPDAQLDLYLLFGGTIYYYTFLEKYRCTSLEEALDTLVLADLAPFRREMSDVLIEEFGREHATYYEILAAIAEGRGAQKEIADFTHLAPTSLPPYLKDLTDLLGIIEYRVPVTEDDQRSKMGRYFFSDNFFRFYARYIYRNMSLYQGGQYGLLKEKILSEWRGFSGLAFEEMVRTILVQELAGRYGHIGSWWNRRGDEIDLLGLGHEGNLAVEIKNQHLTESEARSLLSHLNKKIPLVKGLAGPVTLGVAARTVEGKENLVREGYFIRDLSDLGIGG; from the coding sequence ATGAGATTCTACAACCGGGAGAAGGAACAAACCCTCATGGAGCAGCTGAAGAACGCCTCTCCTTCCTTCCTGGTCATTACCGGACGGAGACGGGTTGGGAAAACCGAACTTATCAGGGAATTCTGCCGGAATAAAAAATCTCTCTACTATTACGTTGACCAGAACAAGAGTATCGACATCATGATGGAAGAGTTCGGGCACTATACTGCAACGACCCTGGATTTGCCCGCCTATGTTAAACTCGATACCCCTGAGTCCCTGCTCGAATTCCTCTTCTCATATGAACATCCGGTTATCGTTGTTTTTGATGAATTCCAGCGGTTCTTAAAAGTTTATCCTTCGTTTATCGCACAGGTCCAGCGCTTCTGGGACCAAAAGAGTAAATCGGCACCGGTTTTTTTTATCATCTCGGGATCTTCTGTGGGGATGATCAGAAAGATCTTTCTCGAGGGGGAATCGCCACTCTTCAAACGGGCTGATAATATCCTCACCCTCCGTCCGTTTCCCCCCCGGGAATGCCTGTCTATCCTTGCGGATCTGGGTGTTGAGGATCCGGACGCGCAACTGGATCTGTATCTTCTTTTTGGCGGGACAATTTACTATTACACGTTTCTTGAAAAATACCGGTGTACCAGCCTTGAGGAAGCACTCGATACCCTTGTTCTTGCCGATCTCGCGCCATTCCGGAGGGAGATGAGTGATGTTCTTATTGAAGAGTTCGGACGGGAACATGCAACGTATTACGAGATCCTTGCTGCGATCGCGGAAGGCAGAGGTGCGCAGAAAGAAATTGCTGATTTTACCCATCTTGCACCGACTTCGCTTCCCCCCTATCTCAAAGACCTCACCGATCTTTTGGGGATCATCGAGTACCGGGTCCCGGTTACGGAAGATGACCAGCGCTCGAAAATGGGGAGATATTTCTTTTCCGACAATTTCTTCCGGTTCTATGCCCGGTATATCTACCGGAACATGAGCCTGTACCAGGGTGGGCAGTATGGGCTTCTTAAAGAAAAGATTCTGTCCGAATGGAGGGGATTTTCCGGCCTAGCATTTGAAGAGATGGTCCGGACGATCCTTGTGCAGGAGCTTGCCGGCCGGTACGGGCATATCGGTTCCTGGTGGAACCGGCGGGGAGACGAGATCGATCTTCTCGGTCTTGGCCATGAGGGCAATCTTGCAGTGGAAATTAAAAACCAGCACCTCACTGAATCCGAGGCACGCAGTCTTCTCTCGCACCTCAATAAGAAGATCCCGCTGGTCAAGGGTCTGGCCGGCCCCGTGACCCTGGGGGTTGCCGCCCGGACGGTTGAAGGCAAAGAGAACCTGGTCCGCGAGGGATATTTCATCCGCGATCTGTCGGATCTCGGCATTGGCGGGTGA
- a CDS encoding PGF-pre-PGF domain-containing protein: protein MSRVEVTGTGITDLIVTGTVLSSPGAGISPSPDTIYEYISLVPAQYTTITGTTITFTVPVSWLEEHHMSPQNIVMYHYTGKEWVALPTTAGAASQGKITFTAISPSFSLYAISAQPGTGSNQTITSSSVTIGDLAPVPLR, encoded by the coding sequence GTGAGCAGGGTTGAAGTGACCGGCACCGGGATTACCGATCTTATCGTCACCGGTACAGTACTCTCCTCACCGGGAGCTGGGATCTCCCCATCACCGGACACTATATACGAGTATATCAGCCTCGTCCCCGCGCAGTACACGACGATAACCGGCACAACCATCACCTTCACGGTCCCGGTCTCGTGGCTGGAAGAGCACCACATGTCCCCGCAGAATATCGTGATGTACCATTACACCGGCAAGGAGTGGGTTGCCCTGCCGACAACAGCCGGGGCCGCCAGCCAGGGGAAGATCACCTTCACGGCAATAAGCCCCTCGTTCTCGCTCTATGCTATAAGTGCACAGCCCGGCACAGGCAGTAACCAGACCATCACTTCATCCTCGGTAACAATCGGGGACCTGGCACCGGTTCCGCTACGGTGA
- a CDS encoding DUF2769 domain-containing protein, which produces MFETGNKPVVEDTEENRAICKKYCKNCQNYRKYCLDKYKPTELFCACGQSSATDMKLIGCFCSGCEIYTKYHLRGGYFCVRR; this is translated from the coding sequence ATGTTTGAAACCGGAAACAAACCTGTTGTAGAAGATACCGAAGAGAACCGCGCAATCTGCAAGAAATACTGCAAAAACTGCCAGAACTACAGGAAATACTGCCTGGATAAATACAAGCCAACCGAACTCTTCTGCGCATGCGGTCAGTCATCGGCCACGGACATGAAACTGATCGGCTGTTTCTGTTCGGGTTGCGAGATCTATACGAAATACCACCTCCGCGGCGGGTACTTCTGCGTAAGACGTTAA
- a CDS encoding DUF2769 domain-containing protein, whose protein sequence is MINPSKNSVEDTEENRAICRKYCGICPNYKAHSLEKYQPTELFCACGTSSAPPKKEIRCFCVACELFTKHHLRVGYFCAKH, encoded by the coding sequence ATGATAAATCCCAGCAAAAATAGTGTAGAGGACACGGAAGAGAACCGGGCTATCTGCAGGAAATACTGCGGGATATGCCCGAACTACAAAGCTCATTCCCTGGAAAAATACCAGCCAACCGAACTCTTCTGTGCCTGCGGAACATCCTCTGCTCCGCCAAAAAAAGAGATCCGCTGTTTCTGCGTAGCCTGCGAGCTCTTCACAAAGCACCATCTCCGCGTTGGATACTTCTGCGCTAAACACTAG
- a CDS encoding ATP-binding protein, giving the protein MIKRDAEEKLRVLANGFPAVSVIGPRQSGKTTLVRSVFPDKPYVLLEDPDTRAFAEEDPRSFLAQFEKTGAVIDEVQRVPELFSYLQGILDRNGRPGQYILTGSQNFLLMESISQSLAGRVGIIRLLPLSMRELAREGFPVRPYEEYLFTGFFPRLYSTALQPEDFYPSYIQTYLERDLRQLKQVQNLSAFQTFMKMCAFRNGQIVNYSSLAQDCGITHNTAKEWLSLLETSCIIVLIRPHQKNFNKRLVKMPKLCFTDPGLAAHLAGIQSPEDLAYHPLKGGLFESLIITEFLKYRFNRGLEGNLYFWRDQHGHEVDCLIEQRGRVLIPIEIKSGRTANNDYFNNITYWNGLSGNTPDRSFVVYGGEQSQLRTAGHLVGYAHLDPVFHYLD; this is encoded by the coding sequence ATGATCAAACGGGATGCCGAGGAAAAACTCAGGGTACTTGCAAACGGGTTTCCAGCCGTGTCGGTCATTGGTCCCCGTCAGTCCGGAAAGACAACCCTTGTCAGATCGGTCTTCCCGGACAAACCCTATGTCCTCCTGGAAGATCCTGACACCCGTGCCTTTGCAGAGGAGGATCCGCGGAGTTTCCTCGCACAGTTTGAAAAAACCGGTGCGGTTATTGATGAAGTGCAGAGGGTCCCTGAACTTTTCTCCTATCTTCAGGGAATACTGGACAGGAACGGCCGGCCCGGACAGTATATCCTGACCGGATCGCAGAATTTTCTGCTGATGGAAAGTATCTCGCAGTCGCTGGCCGGGCGTGTCGGGATCATCCGGCTGCTCCCTCTCTCAATGAGGGAACTTGCGCGCGAGGGATTCCCCGTCAGGCCGTACGAAGAGTATCTCTTCACCGGCTTTTTTCCCCGCCTTTATAGTACAGCACTTCAGCCGGAAGATTTCTATCCGTCGTATATCCAGACATATCTTGAGCGCGATCTGCGCCAGTTAAAACAGGTACAGAACCTTTCCGCATTCCAGACATTTATGAAGATGTGCGCATTCCGGAACGGGCAGATCGTGAATTATTCTTCCCTGGCACAGGATTGCGGGATTACTCATAATACCGCGAAAGAATGGTTGTCACTTCTCGAAACATCCTGCATCATCGTCCTTATCAGACCACATCAGAAAAACTTCAATAAGCGACTGGTGAAAATGCCCAAACTCTGCTTTACCGATCCCGGGCTTGCTGCCCATCTGGCGGGAATACAGAGCCCGGAGGATCTCGCGTATCATCCATTGAAAGGGGGCCTCTTTGAATCCCTGATCATAACTGAATTCTTAAAGTACAGATTCAACCGGGGATTGGAAGGAAACCTGTACTTCTGGCGGGATCAGCATGGGCACGAGGTAGATTGTCTTATCGAACAACGGGGAAGAGTCCTTATCCCGATTGAAATAAAATCCGGCAGGACCGCAAATAATGATTATTTCAATAATATCACCTACTGGAACGGGTTGTCCGGCAACACTCCCGACCGATCGTTTGTAGTCTATGGGGGGGAGCAGTCACAACTGCGCACTGCCGGCCATCTGGTTGGATATGCTCATCTGGACCCGGTTTTTCACTATCTTGATTGA
- a CDS encoding PaaI family thioesterase: MSDTGDSADKTAQDSIAAFNECEFARLLGMFVTKAHDGYAEVVMDLTGKTNPDGIAHGGAIFALADHAFGIAANCGGDNRVAVSVHILYIAPATGSLLARAELVADNGKYSTYRIIVSEGPRLIAEFEGISLQVSPP; encoded by the coding sequence ATGTCTGATACCGGTGATTCTGCCGACAAGACTGCACAGGACAGCATTGCTGCATTCAATGAGTGCGAATTTGCCCGGCTTCTTGGTATGTTCGTGACAAAAGCCCATGACGGGTACGCGGAAGTTGTCATGGATCTTACGGGAAAGACAAACCCGGACGGGATTGCCCACGGGGGCGCTATCTTCGCCCTTGCCGATCATGCCTTTGGCATTGCCGCAAACTGCGGGGGGGATAACCGGGTCGCGGTTTCTGTGCACATCCTGTATATTGCCCCGGCAACCGGGTCCCTTCTGGCCCGGGCTGAGCTGGTGGCGGATAACGGAAAATACTCCACGTACCGGATTATCGTGAGCGAGGGCCCGCGTCTTATCGCAGAGTTCGAAGGTATCTCGCTCCAGGTCAGTCCCCCGTAA
- a CDS encoding glycosyltransferase has product MISVIIPTFNEEENIAQCLVSLCHQTVPRNEYEIIVVDGGSKDATCEIAKKYADKVFTQTSKKVGGARNDGVKEAKGDIIATTDADCILPPDWIKRVEENFKNPGIAQLYGPVYPIEEGLGNRFSLLLANTFSRIGYYSRTFYYTLGCNTAFRKEAFEKAGMYRCIDAGDDLEIAMRLKDQGKIKFDGKLKVGFSMRRYQKFGTLQSIYEWIYIVADGGENDKYSYTQKEYK; this is encoded by the coding sequence ATGATCTCGGTTATCATCCCCACGTTCAATGAAGAAGAAAATATCGCCCAGTGCCTCGTTTCCCTCTGTCACCAGACCGTTCCGCGGAACGAGTACGAGATCATTGTCGTAGATGGCGGCTCAAAGGATGCAACCTGCGAGATTGCAAAAAAATATGCAGACAAGGTTTTCACCCAGACCAGCAAAAAAGTCGGCGGGGCAAGGAACGACGGGGTTAAGGAGGCAAAAGGGGATATCATCGCAACCACTGATGCCGACTGCATCCTCCCGCCTGACTGGATAAAACGGGTTGAGGAGAATTTCAAAAACCCTGGAATAGCCCAGCTCTATGGCCCGGTCTACCCCATTGAAGAAGGACTTGGCAACCGCTTCTCCCTCCTGCTTGCAAACACCTTCTCCCGCATTGGTTACTACAGCCGGACATTCTATTACACGCTCGGGTGCAACACGGCCTTCCGGAAAGAGGCATTTGAAAAAGCCGGCATGTACCGGTGTATCGATGCCGGCGATGACCTTGAAATCGCCATGCGGTTAAAAGACCAGGGTAAAATAAAATTTGACGGCAAACTCAAAGTCGGATTCTCGATGCGCCGGTACCAGAAATTTGGGACTCTCCAATCCATCTACGAATGGATTTATATCGTTGCCGATGGCGGTGAAAACGACAAGTACTCGTATACCCAGAAAGAGTACAAATGA
- a CDS encoding FAD-dependent oxidoreductase has protein sequence MKTAILGGGLSGLALARLLHERGDEVVVLEAEAEYGGLCRSKTDKGFTFDIGGSHIIFSRDTEVLAFMRRMIAGNEQRNNRHTKIFYKGQYVKYPFENGLSQLPDEDRLACTFGFIRNLIAVEKGEVSPPNNFKEWIYYTFGDGIAECYLVPYNEKIWKYKTDEMSHHWVDGRIPRPPVEDIIKSAIGIETEGYTHQAVFSYPLDGGIGALVTAIARPVEQFVRTGFRISSIRKSGKSWLISNGKETVTADRIISTIPVQHLLPCLDGVPARVTEACRSLKYNSLVCVNIGYKAGVPEISWLYLPDPALGKTNRVSFPSSYSRHVAPDGKSAVLAEITHQPGDEVAGMSDKELTDEVVSMLETMKIGKREDVVFSSIERQPFAYVVYDLNYQENIGIVKEYCQSTGIPLVGRFSQFEYLNMDGCIRSVMDFIASYPAQ, from the coding sequence GTGAAGACGGCAATACTGGGAGGCGGACTCTCCGGCCTGGCCCTTGCCCGGCTCCTGCACGAGCGGGGCGATGAGGTCGTGGTGCTGGAGGCCGAGGCAGAATATGGCGGGCTCTGCCGGTCGAAAACCGACAAGGGATTTACGTTCGATATCGGGGGTTCCCACATCATCTTTTCCCGGGACACCGAAGTGCTCGCGTTCATGCGCCGGATGATAGCAGGAAACGAGCAGCGGAACAACCGGCATACCAAGATCTTCTACAAAGGCCAGTATGTCAAGTACCCGTTCGAGAACGGCCTCTCCCAGCTTCCCGATGAGGACCGTCTTGCCTGCACCTTTGGGTTCATCAGGAATCTTATTGCGGTTGAGAAAGGCGAAGTTTCTCCCCCGAACAATTTCAAGGAATGGATCTATTATACATTCGGTGACGGCATCGCCGAATGTTATCTTGTGCCCTATAACGAGAAGATCTGGAAATACAAAACCGACGAGATGTCGCACCACTGGGTTGACGGCCGTATCCCCCGGCCACCGGTTGAGGACATCATCAAGTCCGCCATCGGGATCGAGACCGAGGGCTACACTCACCAGGCCGTCTTTTCGTACCCGCTGGATGGCGGGATCGGGGCACTGGTAACCGCGATTGCCCGGCCGGTGGAGCAGTTCGTCCGCACCGGTTTCCGGATCAGTTCGATCAGGAAGTCCGGCAAATCGTGGCTCATCAGCAATGGAAAAGAGACCGTTACTGCTGACCGCATCATCAGCACTATCCCGGTCCAGCACCTGCTTCCCTGCCTGGACGGGGTACCGGCCCGGGTGACCGAGGCCTGCCGGTCGCTGAAATACAACTCGCTTGTCTGCGTGAATATCGGCTATAAGGCAGGCGTGCCGGAGATCTCGTGGCTGTACCTGCCGGACCCGGCGCTCGGAAAAACCAACCGGGTCTCGTTCCCCTCAAGTTACAGCCGGCATGTTGCCCCGGACGGGAAGAGCGCCGTACTTGCCGAGATCACCCACCAGCCGGGGGACGAAGTCGCCGGTATGTCGGATAAAGAGCTGACCGATGAAGTCGTATCCATGCTCGAAACCATGAAGATCGGGAAGCGGGAGGATGTTGTCTTTTCGTCCATTGAACGCCAGCCGTTTGCCTATGTTGTCTATGATCTCAACTACCAGGAAAATATCGGAATTGTCAAAGAGTACTGCCAGTCCACGGGCATCCCGCTTGTTGGACGATTCTCCCAGTTCGAGTACCTGAATATGGACGGCTGCATCCGCAGTGTCATGGATTTTATTGCATCATATCCGGCGCAGTAA
- a CDS encoding glycosyltransferase family 2 protein: MVETSNNNPDSSSKGAFSVSSPPQNSSTVEVNVLDGTHLKGLVAVIPAYNEQVSVGSVILLAREYVDTVIVVNDGSSDRTAEVAKLAGAEVISLEHNMGKAHALLLGLRKARESHCTAVVMLDADGQHHTRDIPRIAAPVLSGDADLVIGSRFIHNSGKIPLYRKFGQKTLDVFTNIGTKQKVSDSQSGYRALSRKALEYLDFRSDGYNVESDMIAHFVAKGLVLREVPIGVRYDVPNKHKKNAVSHGMGVLAQLINLISYRRPLLAFGIPGFLMIVAGLISEIWVFAELYAGHSFHYVIAIGSAFVLVLGMLLVIAGLILNTLVRIVNECK, from the coding sequence ATGGTGGAAACAAGCAATAACAACCCTGATTCCAGTTCCAAAGGAGCGTTTTCTGTAAGCTCCCCCCCACAGAATTCCTCCACGGTTGAAGTGAATGTGTTGGATGGGACGCACCTGAAGGGACTCGTTGCCGTGATACCGGCGTACAATGAGCAGGTATCCGTGGGATCCGTTATCCTGCTGGCCCGGGAATATGTTGATACGGTTATTGTTGTCAATGACGGTTCCTCAGATCGGACTGCTGAAGTTGCAAAGCTGGCAGGAGCAGAGGTAATCTCTCTTGAACATAATATGGGAAAAGCGCATGCGCTTCTTCTCGGGTTAAGAAAGGCCCGGGAATCCCACTGTACAGCGGTTGTCATGCTGGATGCGGACGGGCAGCATCACACCCGTGATATCCCGCGGATTGCCGCTCCGGTCCTGAGCGGGGATGCGGACCTGGTGATTGGCTCCCGGTTCATTCATAATTCCGGTAAAATCCCCCTTTACCGGAAGTTCGGACAGAAAACCCTGGATGTTTTTACCAATATCGGAACCAAACAAAAGGTTAGCGATTCCCAATCCGGATACCGGGCGCTGAGCCGGAAGGCGCTTGAGTATCTTGATTTCAGATCCGATGGTTATAATGTAGAATCGGACATGATCGCCCATTTTGTTGCAAAGGGTCTCGTGCTCCGGGAAGTTCCCATTGGCGTGCGCTATGATGTTCCAAACAAGCACAAGAAGAACGCGGTAAGTCATGGTATGGGTGTTTTGGCCCAGCTTATCAACCTGATCAGTTACCGGCGTCCGCTGCTGGCATTCGGGATTCCCGGATTTTTAATGATAGTTGCCGGGTTAATTTCAGAAATCTGGGTTTTTGCGGAACTGTATGCAGGGCATTCTTTTCATTATGTAATCGCAATCGGGAGTGCTTTTGTCCTTGTTCTTGGCATGCTTCTCGTGATTGCCGGGTTAATCCTGAATACGCTTGTAAGGATTGTTAATGAGTGTAAGTGA
- a CDS encoding phosphatase PAP2 family protein, with translation MEGSIPFIQTLQTSAPDLGPFMQGVASLGSPEFFLMVIPLIYWCFDRTLGIRLALILSLSGALCDALKIAIHSPRPYWVSPDVKALASYPSFGMPSGHAQSAMVFFGYLAAYLRKMWAWIICIILILLIGLARVFQAVHYPEDVIAGFAVGLVILVLFLRFEEPAAGWIGKKSLGVQVGAIFLVSMGLIGISILALVSLGSWQLPAGWSALALSQTGIPIDPLFPRDTLIAAGLLFGSGTGAVLANRFIPFNVSGTRSQKVVRYCIGMVILFILWLGLSPLTHSPTFTGWLMTYLQPAAAGLWIGIGAPLLFRKAGLIDT, from the coding sequence ATGGAAGGAAGCATCCCGTTTATCCAGACCCTCCAGACCAGTGCCCCGGATCTCGGACCTTTCATGCAGGGGGTAGCAAGCCTTGGCTCGCCCGAATTTTTCCTCATGGTAATCCCCCTCATCTACTGGTGTTTTGACAGAACCCTTGGTATCCGCCTGGCACTCATCCTTTCACTGAGCGGGGCCCTGTGCGATGCCCTCAAGATCGCAATCCATTCTCCCCGGCCGTACTGGGTGAGTCCCGACGTGAAAGCCCTGGCGAGTTATCCCTCGTTTGGTATGCCCTCCGGGCATGCCCAGAGCGCAATGGTTTTTTTTGGGTATCTTGCAGCGTACCTCAGAAAAATGTGGGCCTGGATCATCTGCATCATCCTCATCCTGCTGATAGGCCTTGCACGGGTATTCCAGGCAGTACATTATCCAGAAGATGTTATCGCGGGCTTTGCGGTCGGGCTCGTCATCCTCGTCCTCTTCCTCCGCTTTGAGGAACCGGCAGCCGGGTGGATCGGTAAAAAATCCCTTGGAGTCCAGGTGGGCGCGATCTTTCTTGTATCAATGGGATTGATCGGCATCAGTATCCTGGCGCTGGTATCTCTCGGTTCATGGCAGCTGCCGGCCGGATGGTCCGCGCTGGCATTATCGCAGACCGGTATTCCCATTGATCCTCTTTTCCCCCGTGACACTCTTATTGCCGCAGGTCTGTTGTTTGGATCTGGTACCGGTGCAGTACTTGCGAACCGGTTTATTCCGTTTAACGTGTCAGGTACCCGTTCCCAGAAAGTTGTCAGGTATTGTATTGGTATGGTCATCCTGTTCATCCTCTGGCTGGGACTCAGTCCGCTGACGCATTCCCCGACATTCACCGGCTGGCTTATGACGTACCTGCAGCCTGCCGCTGCGGGCTTGTGGATCGGTATTGGTGCCCCCCTGCTCTTCCGGAAAGCCGGGCTTATTGATACCTAA
- a CDS encoding glycosyltransferase family 2 protein → MKIADVIVVIPAYNEELVIGSVVLKACRIVDKVIVVDDGSTDRTSEVAQMAGAEVLRLDENQGKAHALLLGLKHARNLGGNAVVTLDGDGQHKTREIPIVIKPVLDGKADLVIGSRFLLKENGVPSHRRVGQKTLDLFTKIGSKHACTDSQSGFRALSPKALENLDFVSYGYGIESDMITHFAGRGLTIAEVPITVRYEVPQSHKKNFLTHGLGVLAGIINLLSYKRPLLAFGIPGFFLLGVGFILGIFSFSEHVTTSRYSLTISLMSATLLGLGLLLMVAGLILNALVIIMANKK, encoded by the coding sequence ATGAAGATCGCGGATGTCATTGTCGTTATACCGGCATATAATGAGGAACTGGTTATCGGCAGTGTTGTTCTGAAAGCCTGCCGGATTGTTGACAAAGTTATTGTTGTTGACGATGGTTCAACCGATCGCACTTCTGAAGTTGCACAAATGGCCGGTGCCGAAGTATTACGCCTTGATGAAAACCAGGGAAAAGCCCATGCCCTGCTCCTTGGTTTGAAGCATGCCCGAAATCTTGGCGGTAATGCTGTTGTTACCCTTGATGGAGACGGCCAGCACAAAACCCGTGAGATCCCAATCGTGATAAAACCCGTTCTCGATGGAAAAGCAGATCTTGTGATTGGATCCCGATTCCTTCTAAAGGAAAATGGTGTACCTTCCCATCGCAGGGTGGGACAAAAAACCCTGGATCTTTTCACGAAAATTGGTTCAAAGCATGCATGCACCGATTCACAGTCCGGCTTCCGGGCACTTTCTCCCAAGGCTTTGGAAAATCTTGATTTTGTCTCGTACGGCTATGGTATAGAATCCGACATGATCACACATTTTGCCGGACGCGGTCTTACCATTGCGGAGGTGCCCATAACAGTCCGCTATGAAGTCCCCCAGAGCCATAAGAAAAATTTTCTCACCCATGGTCTTGGCGTTCTCGCAGGAATTATCAATCTCCTCAGCTACAAGCGCCCGTTACTTGCTTTTGGCATACCAGGTTTTTTCCTCTTGGGTGTTGGGTTTATTCTTGGCATTTTCTCGTTCTCTGAACATGTAACAACCTCCAGATATTCTCTCACAATCTCCTTGATGAGTGCTACACTTCTGGGTCTTGGTTTGCTGCTGATGGTTGCGGGATTGATTTTGAATGCGCTGGTGATCATTATGGCTAATAAGAAATAA
- a CDS encoding HepT-like ribonuclease domain-containing protein — MKDLDELGIHNIEELHDKQNFYASSMILFSLLNRVFDLGSEMAIAHNLGISATYREIFVLLKNDEIIGSDLTHEMVGLVTYRNLLSHEYHGISEETLFSLTKKTGCIQQFVGVMQDMIQIKQKK; from the coding sequence CTGAAGGATCTTGATGAACTGGGTATACACAACATTGAGGAACTTCATGATAAACAGAATTTCTACGCATCATCCATGATTCTGTTTTCCCTTCTCAACCGGGTATTCGATCTTGGAAGTGAAATGGCCATAGCGCATAATCTCGGCATATCGGCCACATACCGGGAAATATTTGTTCTCCTTAAGAACGATGAGATCATCGGAAGTGATCTCACCCATGAGATGGTTGGCCTGGTAACCTACCGGAATCTCCTTTCACACGAGTACCATGGAATTTCTGAAGAGACTCTTTTCAGCCTGACAAAAAAAACCGGCTGCATACAACAATTCGTGGGTGTAATGCAGGATATGATACAGATTAAGCAAAAAAAGTGA
- a CDS encoding glycosyltransferase family 4 protein: MKILRVTGDLYPAVVGGVGIHTHELSKWQVINGHQVTVFTNNQKKAPACEFIDGYEVKKFPVRLSLFGNSISPDLIPAIIRSRKKFDIIHAHSHLFFPTNICVGTCLIGSAPLIITNHGLISASAPLWLNKLYTRSITKISFEIADCVLCYTDIEKEKLHKFGVPTEKIRVIHNGVDTELFSPRKTGGKKKYQQLLWVGRFVPGKGVNNLIEAFQKIVKDFENTRLILVGEGPLKSTIDDQIEKLGLKNNVEIYDYWNNSKLPELYNESDIFILPSLMEGVPRTILEAMACGIPVIITELPHLREIVNGAGLIVPQGDSEKLTCAISQLLNNKEMALQLGKAGRQKISQQFSWQDTVEKTLNVYKEFV; the protein is encoded by the coding sequence ATGAAAATTTTACGAGTGACTGGAGATTTATACCCTGCGGTTGTTGGCGGTGTTGGAATCCACACCCATGAATTATCTAAATGGCAGGTAATTAACGGTCATCAGGTGACTGTTTTTACAAACAATCAAAAAAAAGCCCCTGCATGTGAATTTATTGATGGATACGAAGTGAAAAAATTTCCCGTTAGATTATCTCTTTTTGGTAACTCAATCTCTCCGGATTTAATACCTGCAATAATTCGATCAAGAAAAAAATTTGATATTATTCATGCGCACTCACATCTTTTTTTTCCTACGAACATTTGTGTTGGTACTTGTCTCATTGGATCCGCTCCTCTGATAATAACTAATCATGGTTTAATATCGGCAAGTGCACCCCTATGGCTGAATAAACTCTACACGCGAAGTATTACAAAAATCTCTTTTGAAATTGCCGACTGTGTCCTTTGTTATACGGATATAGAAAAAGAAAAATTACACAAATTTGGTGTTCCAACTGAAAAAATTCGTGTAATTCATAATGGGGTTGATACAGAATTGTTTTCTCCACGAAAAACTGGTGGTAAGAAAAAATATCAACAATTATTGTGGGTGGGACGCTTTGTTCCTGGCAAAGGGGTGAATAATTTAATTGAAGCGTTTCAAAAAATTGTTAAGGATTTCGAAAATACACGTTTGATTCTGGTTGGGGAAGGTCCACTTAAATCAACTATTGATGATCAGATTGAAAAATTAGGTCTAAAAAATAATGTTGAGATCTATGATTACTGGAATAACTCTAAATTACCCGAATTGTACAATGAATCCGATATTTTCATTCTTCCGAGTCTAATGGAGGGGGTTCCCCGGACGATTCTTGAGGCAATGGCATGTGGCATACCGGTAATAATTACCGAATTGCCTCACCTCAGGGAAATTGTTAATGGCGCGGGTCTTATTGTTCCTCAAGGGGATTCAGAAAAACTTACATGTGCCATATCTCAATTATTAAATAACAAAGAAATGGCACTGCAACTCGGAAAGGCAGGTAGACAAAAAATCTCGCAGCAGTTTTCATGGCAGGATACTGTTGAAAAAACATTGAATGTGTATAAAGAATTTGTTTAA